A single genomic interval of Desulfobacterales bacterium harbors:
- the cysS gene encoding cysteine--tRNA ligase codes for MSIRIYNTLTRKKEHFEPLQAGKVSMYVCGPTVYDSCHIGHARSAVVFDVIIRYFEACGYDVTYVRNFTDVDDKIIQRAQKLNTDYKIIAEKYIAEFYNDMDALYVRRATIEPKATDHIAHIIHIIEALIEKNFAYRIDGDVFFSVKSFDGYGKLSGRKLEDMEAGARVDVDTRKHNPFDFALWKAAKPGEPFWESPWGKGRPGWHIECSAMSSSYLGQTFDIHGGGKDLIFPHHENEIAQSEAANGKPFARYWIHNGFVNIDHEKMSKSLGNFLLIRDVLKSFHPEAVRLFLLSNHYRSPVDFTGKAMEEADSALDKIYALLERVEKELPGAIKQASDADIYWQRFKQAMDDDFNSALGIGILFEAVRAINRLLDENRGTDAVDHIEFVETAVFEIKRMGNVLGLLTESWNDYFSKKRERALTETKIDPVKIETMIQERQAARKAKDWAKADQIRDRLAELKVTIKDGPEGTTWKVD; via the coding sequence ATGTCGATCCGTATTTATAATACGCTTACCAGAAAAAAAGAACATTTCGAACCGCTTCAGGCCGGAAAGGTCTCCATGTATGTCTGCGGACCGACAGTCTATGATAGTTGCCATATCGGCCATGCGCGATCCGCGGTTGTCTTTGACGTTATCATTCGATATTTCGAAGCTTGTGGATATGATGTGACTTATGTCCGGAATTTCACCGACGTGGACGATAAAATTATTCAGCGGGCACAGAAACTCAATACGGATTACAAAATTATCGCGGAAAAGTACATTGCTGAATTTTATAACGATATGGATGCGCTCTATGTGCGACGAGCGACCATCGAACCGAAAGCCACAGATCATATCGCACATATTATCCATATTATCGAAGCCTTAATAGAAAAAAACTTTGCCTACAGGATTGATGGCGATGTATTTTTTTCAGTGAAGTCCTTTGACGGCTATGGAAAACTTTCGGGCCGGAAGTTAGAGGATATGGAAGCCGGTGCTCGGGTGGATGTCGACACCCGAAAACACAATCCGTTTGATTTTGCACTCTGGAAAGCTGCCAAACCCGGGGAGCCATTTTGGGAAAGCCCATGGGGAAAGGGCCGGCCCGGCTGGCATATCGAATGCTCGGCCATGAGTTCCTCCTATCTGGGGCAAACCTTTGATATTCACGGCGGAGGAAAGGATTTGATTTTTCCCCATCATGAAAATGAAATTGCCCAATCCGAAGCCGCCAACGGCAAACCCTTTGCCAGATACTGGATCCATAATGGATTCGTTAATATTGATCATGAAAAAATGTCCAAATCCCTTGGAAATTTTTTATTGATTCGCGATGTATTGAAATCCTTTCACCCGGAGGCGGTTCGTTTGTTTCTCCTGTCCAACCATTACCGAAGCCCGGTTGATTTCACGGGAAAAGCCATGGAAGAAGCCGATAGTGCGCTGGATAAAATATACGCCCTGCTTGAGCGAGTTGAAAAAGAGTTGCCCGGTGCGATAAAGCAGGCCTCCGATGCCGACATTTATTGGCAGCGATTTAAACAGGCCATGGATGATGATTTTAATTCCGCGCTGGGCATCGGTATCCTTTTTGAGGCTGTTCGCGCCATCAACCGTCTATTGGATGAAAACAGGGGCACTGACGCGGTGGATCATATTGAATTTGTCGAAACCGCCGTTTTTGAAATAAAACGAATGGGGAATGTGCTCGGGTTGTTGACTGAATCGTGGAACGATTATTTTAGCAAAAAACGGGAACGAGCTCTTACCGAAACAAAGATCGACCCCGTTAAAATTGAAACGATGATTCAGGAGAGACAAGCAGCGCGAAAAGCCAAGGACTGGGCAAAGGCGGATCAAATCAGAGACCGGTTGGCCGAATTGAAGGTGACCATAAAGGACGGTCCCGAAGGTACGACCTGGAAGGTTGATTAA
- the ispF gene encoding 2-C-methyl-D-erythritol 2,4-cyclodiphosphate synthase: MRVGTGYDVHRLVPGRKLVIGGVAIPYEKGLLGHSDADVLIHAICDALLGAAGLDDIGVHFPDTALEYQNINSIRLLEQTRDILSDHAYLIENLDAVILAQAPKMSPHRLLMRQRIATALGVNEDQVNIKATTTEGLGYIGKGDGIAAMCTVLIRRREPDNET, encoded by the coding sequence ATGCGGGTCGGAACGGGATATGATGTCCATCGGTTGGTTCCGGGACGAAAACTGGTCATCGGCGGTGTAGCCATTCCTTATGAAAAAGGGTTGTTGGGCCATTCGGATGCAGATGTGTTGATTCATGCAATTTGTGACGCATTGTTGGGTGCGGCCGGCTTAGATGATATCGGTGTGCATTTTCCGGATACCGCCCTTGAATATCAGAATATCAATAGTATTCGCTTGCTGGAACAAACTAGAGATATCCTATCTGATCACGCCTATTTGATCGAAAACCTCGATGCCGTTATATTGGCGCAAGCACCCAAAATGTCTCCCCATCGCCTCCTTATGCGTCAAAGAATTGCGACAGCGTTGGGGGTGAACGAAGATCAGGTCAATATCAAGGCGACCACGACGGAAGGGCTTGGTTATATCGGAAAAGGTGATGGGATCGCCGCCATGTGCACCGTACTGATTCGTCGGCGGGAACCTGATAACGAGACTTGA